CACTCATTGAAGTGTTCAACACATTTTTCTATATCGTCTTGGGTTTTGAGCGGTAACTCCAGGTTAATACTGGACTCTACTGAACAGCGGAACAGATCCCAGTTAGTCTGTTTTCTATGCAGTCGTGGCGCAGATTCTACTTGGATGACTTTTTCCGTTATTTCTAGCAGCACTACACTGTGGTCTGATGACAGATCTTGAGAAGATTTGCATTTGCAGTAATttgattcaaaaaaaaaaatggtttaattataacaaacattttatttatacaatatatactgCTAAAACATGCACAAAAGAACtgattacaaatgaaataaattattttctgaatttttgagtttttttttatgcatcTCcaacttgtaatattttaataagagcTTCAGTGTTATTCTCTTGTACTGCTTTTCTACAAGCTGCCACTGCTGCTTTACTATACTGGCCCActgaaaattaatagaaaattttaatcaagatGGAACAAATTCAGAGGTAATAATACCATATAGCAAGAGTAAGCGCTAAtcgctaataaaataattgcctAGCCTTCAGTTCGTGAGAAAGTACCTCGTTATTGCAGTATTACAccataaaaagaaatcatgCAACAAAGTAGTacaacattgtaaaaaaagttGAATACCACTAGATGAAGATTGGCAATCTTTCACAGCCCAAATAGTATGtaccattttaataatataattacaaatcatataatgatatatttttatataatacgagATGTCTACAACTATAAATGCGCGCGGCAGCCTCTCAGGTCTCGCAACTTGCACCCTGCATGACTGACCTGTTTTAGCGTCTTCGTTGAACAAccgtataaattattacactgTAGTAGTCGTATAGATGAGTCTTACCTCTTAACCGAGCTGCTTGTTGTAAAATAgtgtgtaaatttttaagcGACGCAATTGTTTGCTCTTGCGAAGCTCTTCGAATATGGCACCCAGTTAACAATTCTTCATTAAGAAGCATTACCTCTTTATAACGATTCAGCATttcttttctaaaaaaaacttgttaaatctgatgcaaaataaatcattaattttgtgTGATGTTATCATTCCATATAAAAAGAACCTATCCAATATAAAGACCATATACAAATTAGAAAGATATCTTACAAGTCATAAGTTGCCGCATCAATTGCAGCTGGTAGTAAAGCAGTGATCAATTGAGCTTTTTCTGCGCTTTCAGCAGCTAAACGTGATCTTGTTTCTCCTACTTCAGATGCATTCATCATTTCCGACCTCAATAATTCTTCTGCCTTTGGAAATTGAGCGGTAgactgaaaattattttaataatgaatgaatctaAAGCTAAGCCGCagaaaaattagttttaaatgaagCGCCATAATGCTTTGTACTGatgttttatatctattgtaTTCACTAAGCGTTTTGTTACATCTATGGTTTTGTCATTACTGCAAGCTGTCATTGTCATGTTGACAGTTTAATTGTTGGCGTGGGTCAGTCCGGTTCTATTGTATTTTGCAGATTTTGTTTTAGCACCGAAAATGGTAGAGAATAACGAAATGGAATTATCTGAGGCAGAAGCGGAACAGTACGATCGCCAAATCCGCCTTTGGGGATTAGAATCTCAAAAACGGCTACGAGCCTCCAAAGTTCTTATTATTGGCCTGTCCGGTCTCGGAGCCGAGATCGctaaaaacataattctttCGGGTGTTAAAAGCGTATGTCTGCttgataatgaaaaattaagagAAACCGACCAATACTCTCAGTTTTTGGCGCCGCCGGATAAACTTGGTGAAAACAGAGCGGAGGCGTCTTTACAGCGAGCTAGAGCGTTGAACCCAATGGTTGAAGTAACCTCGGAAACGAAAGGAGTCGATGATCTACCTGACAACTTTTTCACAGAATTTGACATTGTATGTGCGACGGGCTTGAAACAAGAGCAACTTGAACGTATCAACAACGCGTGTAGAGATGCTAACAAGAAATTCCTTTGCGGTGACGTATGGGGCATGTTTGGCTACATGTTCACAGATTTGATTGACCACGAGTACTCTGAAGAGATAGTGCAACACAAGGCCGTGAAACGCGGCCCTGAGGACGACGAAAAGTCAGCACGCGAAACAGTAACCATAACTGTTAAGCGACGCGCTATATACGTTCCCTTACAAAATGCGTTATCTGCTGACTGGTCTAAACCTGAACTACGATCTAGATTGCGACGCGGCGACCCTTCCTACTTCGCAATGAAGATCCTTTTACGTTTCCGTGATGAATACAACCGCAACCCAGATCCCGC
The Zerene cesonia ecotype Mississippi chromosome 14, Zerene_cesonia_1.1, whole genome shotgun sequence DNA segment above includes these coding regions:
- the LOC119831712 gene encoding SUMO-activating enzyme subunit 1, which encodes MVENNEMELSEAEAEQYDRQIRLWGLESQKRLRASKVLIIGLSGLGAEIAKNIILSGVKSVCLLDNEKLRETDQYSQFLAPPDKLGENRAEASLQRARALNPMVEVTSETKGVDDLPDNFFTEFDIVCATGLKQEQLERINNACRDANKKFLCGDVWGMFGYMFTDLIDHEYSEEIVQHKAVKRGPEDDEKSARETVTITVKRRAIYVPLQNALSADWSKPELRSRLRRGDPSYFAMKILLRFRDEYNRNPDPAKRKADTEVIFRMRDELVKELNLPIGFVSDALLTDVFGIVSGAAAVLGGVIGQEIVKAVSQREPPHNNMFFFNPVKCVGFVELYGQ